The following are encoded together in the Bacillus cereus group sp. RP43 genome:
- a CDS encoding RNA methyltransferase, translated as MIRQEEREIHIMKNIDSVQNPRVKQWKKLQTKKERDNKGLFFVEGFHLVEEALKAGVVTELIVSDQTDLPKDWTVNDVEMYIVPEAIVKVLRETETTQGVFAVCEKHEKEVALTDGKFLLLDGLQDPGNLGTIIRTADAAGIHAVVLGEGCVDVYNSKVLRSTQGSIFHLPIVKGNLEEWVDKLKENNVPVYGTALENGVPFGEVTPAGSFALIVGNEGSGVRQEILAKTDQNLYIPIYGGAESLNVAVAAGILTYYLQSPVANK; from the coding sequence ATGATAAGACAAGAAGAGAGGGAAATACATATTATGAAAAACATTGATTCAGTACAGAACCCGCGTGTGAAGCAGTGGAAAAAGCTGCAGACGAAAAAAGAGCGCGATAACAAAGGTTTATTTTTTGTAGAAGGATTCCATTTAGTAGAGGAAGCGTTAAAGGCAGGAGTTGTAACAGAACTTATCGTTTCAGATCAGACAGATCTTCCGAAAGATTGGACAGTTAATGATGTTGAAATGTATATTGTGCCTGAAGCAATTGTAAAAGTACTTCGCGAAACAGAAACAACGCAAGGCGTATTTGCTGTTTGTGAGAAACATGAGAAAGAAGTAGCTCTTACTGATGGGAAATTTCTTTTATTAGACGGCCTTCAAGACCCAGGTAATTTGGGAACGATTATTCGTACAGCTGATGCAGCTGGTATTCATGCCGTTGTGCTTGGAGAAGGGTGCGTTGATGTTTATAATAGTAAAGTATTACGCTCTACACAAGGTTCTATTTTTCACTTACCGATCGTAAAAGGGAACTTAGAAGAATGGGTAGACAAGTTAAAAGAAAATAACGTCCCTGTATATGGAACGGCTCTTGAGAATGGAGTTCCATTTGGTGAAGTAACACCGGCTGGAAGTTTTGCATTAATTGTAGGAAATGAAGGAAGCGGCGTACGCCAAGAAATTCTTGCGAAAACGGATCAAAACCTGTATATTCCGATTTACGGCGGGGCAGAATCATTAAATGTTGCGGTTGCAGCAGGGATTTTAACGTATTATTTACAAAGCCCAGTTGCGAACAAATAA
- a CDS encoding YuzL family protein, whose translation MSKKVKTDHSRSSLGSSEVEGQGTTTHETGSYKVPSSNKKQKRS comes from the coding sequence ATGAGTAAGAAAGTGAAAACAGACCATTCTAGATCAAGCTTAGGTTCTTCAGAAGTAGAAGGACAAGGTACGACTACGCATGAAACGGGTTCTTATAAAGTACCTTCATCAAATAAGAAGCAGAAACGAAGCTAA
- the asnS gene encoding asparagine--tRNA ligase: MENTLVKSLYRDTDKYADQTVQVSGWIRNLRDSKAFGFIELNDGSFFKGVQIVFDTELENFKEIAKLPLSSSVKVEGKVIATPGAKQPFEIKAEKIDIEGLSDSDYPLQKKRHTFEYLRTIAHLRPRTNAFSATFRVRSIAAFAIHQFFQERGFVHVHTPIITGSDTEGAGEMFRVTTQDLNNVPKGEDGQVDESKDFFGKETNLTVSGQLNAEAYALAFRDVYTFGPTFRAENSNTTRHAAEFWMVEPEIAFAELGDVMDLTEDMLKYAMKYVLEHAPEEMDFFNSFVDKTVLERMNNVINSDFGRITYTEAIKVLQESGADFKYPVEWGIDLQTEHERYLSEEIFKRPVFVTDYPKDIKAFYMRMNEDGKTVAATDLLVPGIGELIGGSQREERMDVLVDRIKELGMNEEDYWWYLELRKYGGTKHAGFGLGFERFLMYITGMANIRDVIPFPRTPGSSEF, encoded by the coding sequence ATGGAAAACACATTAGTAAAAAGTCTGTATAGAGATACAGATAAATACGCAGATCAAACAGTACAAGTATCAGGTTGGATTCGGAACTTACGTGATTCAAAAGCATTTGGTTTCATCGAATTAAACGACGGTAGCTTCTTCAAAGGTGTTCAAATCGTTTTCGATACAGAATTAGAGAACTTCAAAGAAATTGCAAAGCTTCCACTTAGCTCTTCAGTTAAAGTAGAAGGTAAAGTAATTGCAACGCCTGGAGCGAAGCAACCATTTGAAATTAAAGCAGAAAAAATTGATATCGAGGGCTTATCGGATTCTGATTACCCACTTCAAAAGAAGCGTCATACGTTTGAATACTTACGTACAATCGCTCACTTACGTCCAAGAACAAATGCATTCTCTGCAACGTTCCGTGTACGTTCTATCGCAGCATTTGCGATTCACCAGTTCTTCCAAGAGCGTGGTTTCGTACATGTTCACACACCAATTATCACTGGTAGTGATACAGAAGGTGCAGGGGAAATGTTCCGCGTAACAACGCAAGACTTAAACAACGTACCAAAAGGTGAAGACGGACAAGTTGACGAATCAAAAGACTTCTTCGGCAAAGAAACAAACTTAACAGTAAGTGGACAGCTGAATGCTGAAGCTTATGCGTTAGCGTTCCGTGATGTGTACACATTCGGACCTACATTCCGTGCAGAAAACTCAAACACAACTCGCCACGCAGCGGAGTTCTGGATGGTTGAGCCTGAGATTGCATTCGCTGAATTAGGCGATGTAATGGATCTTACAGAAGATATGCTGAAATATGCAATGAAATACGTACTAGAGCATGCACCAGAAGAAATGGACTTCTTCAACAGCTTCGTTGATAAAACAGTTCTAGAGCGCATGAACAACGTAATCAACTCTGACTTCGGTCGCATCACTTATACAGAAGCAATTAAAGTACTTCAAGAATCAGGTGCTGATTTCAAATACCCAGTAGAATGGGGTATTGACTTACAAACAGAGCATGAAAGATACTTATCAGAAGAAATCTTCAAACGCCCTGTATTCGTAACTGACTATCCGAAAGACATTAAAGCGTTCTACATGCGTATGAACGAAGATGGTAAAACAGTAGCTGCTACTGACCTTCTAGTTCCTGGAATCGGCGAATTAATCGGCGGTAGCCAACGTGAAGAAAGAATGGACGTTTTAGTAGACAGAATTAAAGAATTAGGTATGAACGAAGAAGACTACTGGTGGTACTTAGAACTTAGAAAATACGGCGGTACAAAACACGCTGGATTCGGTCTAGGTTTCGAGCGCTTCCTAATGTACATCACTGGTATGGCTAACATCCGTGACGTAATTCCATTCCCAAGAACTCCAGGTTCTTCAGAATTCTAA
- the zapA gene encoding cell division protein ZapA: protein MSQQKGNKSRINVEIYGQQYSVVGDESTSHIRMVAAIVDDKMRELNAKNPSLDTSRLAVLTAVNVIHDYIKLKEEHEKLKESMTQKGIE from the coding sequence TTGTCACAACAAAAGGGAAATAAAAGTCGAATTAATGTAGAAATATATGGTCAACAATATTCAGTTGTTGGCGATGAAAGTACAAGTCATATCCGCATGGTAGCAGCGATTGTGGATGATAAAATGCGCGAACTCAATGCCAAGAATCCTTCGCTTGATACGAGTAGACTAGCGGTATTGACGGCGGTAAACGTCATACACGATTACATAAAATTAAAAGAAGAACATGAGAAATTGAAAGAAAGTATGACACAAAAAGGAATTGAATAG
- the sspI gene encoding small acid-soluble spore protein SspI — MSFNLRGAVLANVSGNSQDQLQETIVDAIQSGEEKMLPGLGVLFEVIWKNADENEKHEMLGTLEQGLKK, encoded by the coding sequence ATGAGTTTTAATTTACGCGGCGCTGTATTAGCAAATGTATCTGGAAATTCACAAGACCAATTACAAGAAACGATTGTCGATGCAATTCAAAGCGGTGAAGAAAAAATGCTTCCAGGTCTTGGCGTTTTATTCGAAGTCATTTGGAAAAATGCTGATGAAAATGAAAAACACGAAATGTTAGGAACACTGGAGCAAGGATTAAAAAAATAA
- a CDS encoding SDR family NAD(P)-dependent oxidoreductase yields the protein MGEIPSHTKWTLRDKYIVITGATSGIGLAAAKAFAERGAKLGIIARNEAKAKDAITQIKDVTNGNVVVDLFLADMASQQSIRRVATDILERCPRIDILVNNAGALFQTRQITEDVLEMTWAVNHLGPFLLTNLLLERLKESAPARVITTASHGHKMAKKGIDFGDLDAEQLYRGVKKFMGGPTMRYAQTKLANILFTSELAQRLEGTGVSAYSFDPGLVNTNFNQDNGLVARLTMAAMKPFSRTPEEGAETLIWLAESNGFIDHSGYYYADKQIGKMSEAALDKDAAKRLWDISEKQTGG from the coding sequence ATGGGAGAAATTCCAAGTCATACAAAGTGGACATTGCGTGACAAGTATATAGTAATTACTGGTGCAACAAGTGGTATTGGATTAGCGGCAGCTAAGGCATTTGCGGAGCGCGGTGCCAAGCTAGGAATTATTGCACGCAACGAGGCAAAAGCGAAGGATGCTATTACTCAAATTAAGGATGTAACGAATGGGAATGTGGTGGTAGATTTATTTCTGGCTGATATGGCTTCCCAACAATCTATACGCCGGGTAGCTACTGACATTTTAGAAAGGTGTCCGAGAATAGATATATTAGTGAATAATGCGGGTGCTTTATTTCAAACAAGGCAAATTACGGAGGACGTTTTGGAGATGACCTGGGCGGTAAACCATTTAGGTCCATTCTTACTCACTAATTTGTTGTTGGAGCGTTTAAAAGAAAGTGCTCCTGCTCGTGTTATTACCACCGCATCTCATGGTCACAAAATGGCTAAAAAGGGAATTGATTTCGGTGATTTAGATGCAGAACAACTGTATCGCGGTGTTAAGAAGTTCATGGGCGGTCCTACAATGCGTTATGCTCAAACAAAACTAGCTAACATTTTATTCACCTCTGAATTGGCACAGCGGTTGGAGGGAACGGGTGTTAGTGCTTATAGCTTTGACCCGGGGCTAGTGAATACGAATTTTAACCAGGACAATGGTCTGGTTGCTCGCTTAACTATGGCAGCAATGAAACCTTTCTCTCGTACACCCGAGGAAGGTGCTGAAACTTTAATATGGCTAGCAGAATCAAATGGATTCATTGACCATAGTGGTTATTACTATGCCGATAAGCAAATAGGAAAAATGTCTGAAGCTGCCTTGGATAAGGATGCCGCAAAACGTCTATGGGATATTAGTGAAAAACAGACAGGAGGATAA
- a CDS encoding HD domain-containing protein: protein MHRITLEQIFKHHITQKYVNRSGMVHAIAVAYHAFHLAKKHHASVDAATKAGFLHDIGHHTWYTGGEWDYDLYKKNDIHAIKGAERAHKLLIRLGEHPKLAKEISVAILLHTDSFLVEQSLERTPLQNIIKWADEADEEPGGAHHYRTISYEKALKAIQQLDRLVERELQIEQSKSNPKAEHSYH from the coding sequence ATGCACCGTATTACGCTTGAACAAATTTTTAAACACCACATTACACAAAAATATGTAAATCGTTCTGGAATGGTCCACGCGATCGCTGTCGCTTACCATGCGTTTCACTTAGCCAAAAAGCATCACGCCTCAGTCGATGCTGCGACAAAGGCTGGTTTCCTTCACGATATCGGACATCATACATGGTACACAGGCGGCGAATGGGACTATGACTTATATAAAAAGAATGATATACATGCAATTAAAGGAGCGGAAAGAGCTCACAAGTTGCTTATTAGACTAGGAGAACATCCAAAACTAGCAAAAGAAATTTCTGTTGCAATTCTATTGCATACTGATTCTTTCCTAGTAGAACAATCACTTGAAAGAACACCTCTACAAAACATTATTAAGTGGGCAGATGAAGCCGATGAAGAACCGGGCGGAGCACACCATTACCGAACTATTTCTTATGAAAAGGCACTAAAAGCAATTCAGCAATTAGACCGATTGGTAGAGCGTGAATTACAAATAGAGCAATCGAAATCGAATCCCAAAGCAGAACATAGTTATCATTGA
- the pheS gene encoding phenylalanine--tRNA ligase subunit alpha, with protein sequence MEARLKELKQKALELIEEAKELKGLNDVRVAYLGKKGPITEVLRGMGKLSAEERPRMGALVNEVREAIQTRLEDKIGNLEKAVIEAKLATETIDVTLPGRPVETGCHHPLTAVVEQIEDVFIGMGYEVAEGTEVEKDYYNFEALNLPKDHPARDMQDTFYITEETLLRTHTSSVQARTMENNKEKGPIKIICPGKVYRRDDDDATHSHQFMQIEGLVIDKNIRMSDLKGTLQVFVKKMFGEDREIRLRPSFFPFTEPSVEMDISCMMCHGKGCGTCKGTGWIEILGAGMVHPNVLEMAGYDSKEYQGFAFGMGAERIAMLKYGVDDIRHFYTNDVRFLQQFKRA encoded by the coding sequence ATGGAAGCACGTTTAAAAGAGCTAAAGCAAAAAGCGTTAGAGCTTATTGAAGAAGCGAAAGAGCTAAAGGGCTTAAACGACGTACGCGTAGCGTATTTAGGGAAAAAAGGTCCAATTACAGAAGTATTACGCGGCATGGGAAAATTATCAGCAGAAGAGCGTCCACGTATGGGAGCATTAGTAAATGAAGTACGTGAAGCGATTCAAACGCGTCTAGAAGACAAAATTGGCAACTTAGAAAAAGCAGTAATTGAGGCGAAATTAGCTACTGAAACAATTGATGTTACACTGCCAGGTCGTCCTGTTGAAACAGGTTGTCACCATCCGTTAACAGCAGTTGTTGAACAAATTGAAGATGTATTCATCGGTATGGGTTATGAAGTAGCTGAAGGAACAGAAGTAGAAAAAGACTACTACAACTTCGAAGCATTAAACTTACCGAAAGATCACCCAGCGCGTGATATGCAAGATACATTCTATATTACAGAAGAAACGTTATTACGTACACATACATCTTCTGTGCAAGCACGTACGATGGAAAATAATAAAGAAAAAGGCCCAATCAAAATTATTTGTCCTGGTAAAGTGTATCGCCGCGATGACGATGATGCGACACATTCACACCAGTTCATGCAAATTGAAGGTCTTGTAATTGATAAAAACATTCGTATGAGTGATTTAAAAGGTACACTGCAAGTATTCGTGAAAAAGATGTTCGGTGAAGACCGTGAAATCCGTCTTCGTCCAAGTTTCTTCCCATTCACAGAGCCATCTGTAGAGATGGATATTTCTTGTATGATGTGTCACGGTAAAGGTTGCGGCACTTGTAAAGGAACTGGCTGGATCGAAATTTTAGGCGCAGGTATGGTTCACCCGAACGTACTTGAAATGGCTGGTTATGATTCAAAAGAATATCAAGGTTTCGCATTTGGTATGGGCGCAGAACGTATCGCAATGTTGAAATACGGCGTAGATGACATTCGTCATTTCTATACAAATGATGTACGTTTCTTACAACAATTCAAACGAGCGTAA
- a CDS encoding CvpA family protein: MIDIIIILLLVMGFFLGLRRGFILQLVKLTSFIIAYLVAYWYCKDLAPALAKIIPYPFDKNVSVPEWIDANNIEGVFYQAIAFIVLFIITKIALSLLGNLLNMFAEIPVLKQVNAVAGALLGFLEVYIILFVLIIVGSILPIEQIQTPLQKSSISKIIVDDTPILSEKVKELWQTGSRV, translated from the coding sequence ATGATTGATATTATTATCATTTTACTGCTTGTTATGGGATTCTTCCTCGGTTTACGCAGAGGATTTATTTTGCAACTTGTAAAGTTAACAAGCTTTATTATCGCATACCTCGTTGCATACTGGTACTGTAAAGATTTAGCGCCAGCACTTGCGAAAATTATTCCGTATCCATTTGATAAGAATGTTTCTGTTCCAGAATGGATAGATGCGAATAATATTGAGGGTGTCTTCTATCAAGCAATTGCGTTTATTGTATTATTTATTATTACAAAAATCGCACTTTCACTACTTGGTAATTTACTGAATATGTTTGCAGAAATCCCAGTTTTAAAGCAAGTCAATGCGGTTGCTGGGGCACTTCTTGGCTTTTTAGAAGTGTATATCATTCTGTTTGTCTTAATTATTGTTGGATCAATTCTTCCAATTGAACAAATACAAACACCATTACAAAAATCATCAATTAGCAAAATAATTGTAGACGATACACCGATTCTTTCTGAAAAGGTGAAGGAACTATGGCAGACAGGTAGCAGAGTGTAA
- the pheT gene encoding phenylalanine--tRNA ligase subunit beta → MFVSYRWLQEYVDIKDVTAQELADKITKSGIEVEGVEVLNKGVKGVVVGHVLECEKHPEADKLSKCLIDIGEEEPVQIICGAANIAKGLKVPVAKVGAVLPGNFKIKKAKLRGEASHGMVCALQELGIDGKLVSKEYADGIFIFPSDAEVGADALEILNLHDEVLELGLTPNRADCLNMLGVAYEVAAIYGREVKLPAIDLQETAEKTSDYISVSVEAKEENPLYIAKMVKNVKIGPSPMWMQTRLMAAGIRPISNVVDITNYILMEYGQPLHAFDYDKLGSKEIVVRLAKEGEKIETLDDQERTLQEHHLVITNGTKALAVAGVMGGADSEVTNETVNVLIESAYFAGQTVRRTSKDLGLRSESSARFEKGIDPTRTFEAIQHAAALMAKYAGGEALEGVVEADNLQVEERTVSVTAEKVNRVLGTDISASEMGTMFTNLKFPFTEVEGTFHVNVPARRPDITISEDLVEEVGRLYGYDHIPVTLPSGTMTRGKLTSAQTKRRKVRRFLEGAGLYEAITYSLTSADKAKQYMVEPNEKAPVNLALPMSEERSQLRLSLVPQLLEAVSYNVARKNDSVALYEVGSIFLPTEAGELPKEEQHLAGVMTGLALHHAWQGEKKVVDFFVVKGVLEGLFDVLGVANQITYAPAKREGMHPGRTADIVLDGEAIGFIGQLHPETEKQLDVKNTFVFELSLAKVFGADAEETYYSAIPRFPSMTRDMAVVVTTETKAGEMKQVIAEAGGELLKEVTLFDLYEGEKMEEGKKSLAFSMNYFDAERTLTDEEVTEAHSRVLTAVEEKFGAELRK, encoded by the coding sequence ATGTTCGTATCATATCGTTGGTTACAAGAGTATGTAGATATTAAAGATGTAACAGCACAAGAACTAGCAGACAAAATCACGAAAAGTGGTATTGAAGTAGAAGGTGTTGAAGTATTAAATAAAGGTGTAAAAGGTGTTGTAGTTGGTCACGTATTAGAATGTGAAAAACACCCAGAAGCTGATAAATTAAGCAAATGCTTAATCGATATCGGTGAAGAAGAGCCAGTTCAAATTATTTGTGGAGCTGCTAACATTGCAAAAGGTTTAAAAGTACCAGTTGCAAAAGTTGGCGCTGTACTTCCTGGTAACTTCAAAATTAAAAAAGCAAAACTACGTGGTGAAGCTTCTCACGGCATGGTTTGTGCTCTTCAGGAGCTTGGCATTGATGGGAAATTAGTTTCAAAAGAATACGCAGATGGTATTTTCATCTTCCCAAGTGACGCTGAAGTTGGTGCAGATGCACTTGAAATTTTAAACTTACATGATGAAGTACTTGAGCTTGGTTTAACACCAAACCGTGCAGATTGCTTAAACATGTTAGGTGTTGCATATGAAGTAGCTGCTATTTATGGCCGTGAAGTAAAACTTCCGGCTATCGACTTACAAGAAACAGCAGAAAAAACTTCTGACTACATTTCTGTAAGTGTAGAAGCGAAAGAAGAAAACCCATTATATATTGCAAAAATGGTGAAGAACGTAAAGATTGGTCCATCACCAATGTGGATGCAAACGCGCCTTATGGCAGCTGGCATTCGTCCAATTAGCAATGTAGTTGATATTACAAACTACATTTTAATGGAATACGGTCAACCGTTACATGCATTCGATTACGATAAATTAGGTTCAAAAGAAATCGTTGTTCGTCTTGCAAAAGAAGGCGAAAAAATTGAAACGCTAGATGATCAAGAGCGTACGTTACAAGAACATCATCTTGTAATTACAAACGGTACAAAAGCTTTAGCTGTTGCTGGTGTAATGGGCGGAGCTGATTCTGAAGTTACAAATGAGACGGTAAACGTTTTAATCGAGTCTGCATACTTTGCAGGTCAAACTGTACGCCGTACATCAAAAGACTTAGGTCTTCGTAGTGAATCAAGTGCACGTTTCGAAAAAGGAATCGACCCAACACGCACATTTGAAGCGATTCAACATGCAGCTGCTTTAATGGCAAAATACGCTGGCGGTGAAGCACTTGAAGGTGTAGTAGAAGCTGATAACTTACAAGTAGAAGAGCGTACAGTATCTGTTACAGCTGAGAAAGTCAACCGTGTATTAGGTACAGATATTTCTGCAAGTGAAATGGGTACAATGTTCACAAACTTAAAATTCCCATTTACAGAAGTAGAAGGAACATTCCATGTAAATGTACCAGCACGTCGTCCTGATATTACAATTTCAGAAGACTTAGTAGAAGAAGTAGGTCGTCTGTACGGTTATGATCACATTCCAGTTACATTACCTTCTGGAACGATGACACGTGGTAAATTAACATCAGCACAAACGAAACGTCGTAAAGTACGCCGCTTCCTAGAAGGCGCTGGTTTATATGAAGCAATCACGTATTCATTAACAAGCGCTGACAAAGCGAAACAATACATGGTTGAGCCGAATGAAAAAGCTCCTGTAAATCTTGCGCTTCCAATGAGCGAAGAGCGTAGCCAACTTCGTTTAAGCTTAGTGCCACAATTGTTAGAAGCAGTTTCATACAATGTTGCACGTAAAAACGACAGCGTTGCTTTATATGAAGTAGGTTCTATCTTCTTACCAACTGAAGCAGGAGAGCTTCCGAAAGAAGAACAACATCTTGCAGGTGTTATGACAGGTCTTGCTCTTCACCATGCATGGCAAGGTGAGAAGAAAGTTGTAGACTTCTTCGTTGTGAAAGGTGTGCTAGAAGGATTATTCGACGTACTAGGCGTTGCAAACCAAATCACATATGCACCAGCAAAACGTGAAGGTATGCATCCAGGCCGTACAGCTGACATCGTATTAGATGGTGAAGCAATCGGGTTCATCGGTCAATTGCATCCGGAAACAGAAAAACAATTAGATGTGAAAAATACATTCGTATTTGAATTATCTCTTGCAAAAGTATTCGGTGCAGACGCTGAAGAAACTTACTACTCAGCAATTCCACGTTTCCCATCTATGACACGTGATATGGCTGTTGTAGTAACAACAGAAACAAAAGCTGGTGAAATGAAGCAAGTCATTGCTGAAGCTGGCGGAGAACTTCTAAAAGAAGTAACACTATTCGACTTATACGAAGGTGAAAAAATGGAAGAAGGCAAGAAATCACTTGCATTCTCTATGAACTACTTCGATGCAGAACGTACATTAACAGACGAAGAAGTAACAGAAGCACATAGCCGTGTATTAACAGCGGTAGAAGAGAAATTTGGTGCGGAGTTACGTAAGTAA
- the rnhC gene encoding ribonuclease HIII, whose amino-acid sequence MSNSIVIQTSSSAIEDMKQQYKQALSPKIPQGGVFMAKVPSCTITAYKSGKVMFQGGRAEAEAARWQTVSQTPKSDVKKSVDSHRYAPPASIGTMSILGSDEVGTGDYFGPMTVVAVYVDAKQIPLLKELGVKDSKNLNDAQIAEIAKQLLHVVPYSSLVLHNEKYNELFDKGNNQGKLKALLHNKAITNLLAKIAPTKPEGILIDQFTQPDTYYKYLAKQKQVQRENVYFATKGESVHLAVAAASILARYSFVKQFDELSKKAGMPLPKGAGKQVDIAAAKLIQKLGKERLPEFVKLHFANTEKAFRLLK is encoded by the coding sequence TTGTCAAATTCTATCGTAATACAAACAAGTTCTAGTGCAATTGAAGACATGAAACAACAGTATAAACAAGCGCTTAGCCCGAAAATTCCGCAAGGCGGTGTCTTCATGGCAAAGGTGCCATCTTGCACGATTACAGCGTATAAATCTGGAAAAGTAATGTTCCAAGGAGGCCGTGCTGAAGCTGAAGCTGCTCGTTGGCAAACTGTCTCTCAAACACCGAAATCAGATGTGAAAAAATCGGTTGATTCACATCGTTATGCGCCGCCCGCTTCCATCGGTACAATGTCTATTCTAGGATCAGACGAAGTAGGTACTGGTGATTACTTCGGACCAATGACAGTAGTTGCTGTATATGTGGATGCGAAGCAAATTCCACTTTTAAAAGAACTTGGTGTAAAAGACTCCAAAAACTTAAACGATGCTCAAATTGCTGAGATTGCAAAACAACTCCTTCACGTTGTTCCTTACAGCTCTCTCGTTCTTCACAATGAAAAATATAATGAGCTATTTGACAAAGGAAACAACCAAGGTAAACTAAAAGCTTTACTGCATAATAAAGCAATTACAAACTTATTGGCAAAAATTGCACCTACAAAACCAGAAGGCATCTTAATCGACCAATTTACACAGCCTGATACATACTATAAATATTTAGCGAAACAAAAACAGGTACAGCGTGAAAATGTGTATTTCGCTACGAAAGGCGAAAGCGTCCATTTAGCAGTAGCTGCTGCTTCCATTTTAGCTCGTTACTCATTCGTAAAACAATTTGATGAACTAAGTAAAAAAGCTGGTATGCCACTTCCAAAAGGTGCTGGTAAACAAGTTGATATTGCCGCTGCTAAATTAATTCAAAAGCTTGGTAAAGAGAGATTACCTGAGTTTGTGAAACTGCATTTTGCTAATACGGAAAAGGCCTTTCGCTTACTAAAATAG